Genomic segment of Methanobrevibacter woesei:
AGAACACCAAAATCTGATAGAGACAAATTACAGAGAGTCCTTGAGGAAATTGAATTACTTGAAGAAGAATATGGTGGACAAGCCCCAACCAATGTTTTAGCATCTAATATGGCTGATAAATATGATATCAGCGAAGAAAAAGTTGAAAACATAATTAGAAACTTAAAACATAAAGGAATTATCTACGAACCAACAAGTGGATATCTTAAAAGAGCATAATCCACTTCTTTTTTATTTTTTTCATAGCTGACTAGCTATTAATTTTTAATTTTTTAGAATTTAATTTAAAGATAATATTATAAATGATTAAAAATAAATTAATAATATTATAATTATATTTAATTATTTATTTTTACGGAGAGATAATATGGATGAATATGAAAAATTATTAAATAGAGCAATTGACCAATTACCTCCTGAAGTATTTGAAAACAAAAGATTCAAAATTCCTAAAGCTTACTCCGATATTCAAGGGAACAGAACTTTTATTAAAAACTTTAAGGATGTTGCTGAAGGTTTAAATAGAGACCCTCAACATTTATTAAAATTTTTATTAAGAGAATTAGGTACTGCAGGAAACTTAGAAGGTGGAAGAGCAATCTTACAAGGTAAATTTACCCATTACCTAATTAATGAAAGATTAGAAGATTATGTAGAAAGATATGTTATCTGTCATGAATGTAATAGACCAGATACTAGAATTATAAGAGAAGGTAGAATATTCTTATTAAAATGTGCAGCATGTGGTGCTACAGCTCCATTAAAACCATTATAAGACTATTTTACTTAATTTTACTTTTTTTAAGTGACTACTATGTTTTGCCCAGAATGTGGAAGTACTGATAAAAAAATGGTTGGTGATGTATGCATTGACTGTTTTTTAAAGGACTACACAATGCTTACAATTCCTGAAAAGATTGAAGTTACAATATGTAGCCATTGTAACAGTAAATTAGAAGAAGGAAAATGGAGTGAATCTAATTTACCTGAAGAAGAAATTATCTACCGCGCATTAGAAAGAAACATAACTATTGATGATCTTGTTGAAAATGAACTTATTGACCTTGAAATTGATCAAATGAAAGGAACAATAGCTGAGTGTTATGTTGAAGCCACTGGCGAAGTCTATGGTAAAGAAATCAGTGAAAGTCATGATGTAGATGTTAGAATATTGAAAACCGTATGTCCAACATGCAGTAAACTTCAAGCAGGATATTATGAATCTGTAATTCAATTTAGAGCAGATGAACGTGAACTCCATAAATGGGAATGTGAAAAAGCAGATGAAATTGTTGAAAGAACACTAATTAAACAAAGCAAAAGTGATAAATTAGCTTATTGTCCTCAGATAGCTAAATTGAAAGAAGGTTATGATTACTATATTGGATCTCTCAAATCTGGAAGAAAAGTAGCTAATGCTCTTAAAGATGAATTTGGAGGCCATATAAAAGAATCACCTCGTCTCATTAGTGAAGATAAATCAACTGGAAAAGGCCTTTACAGGATTTGGATTTCAGTGAGAATTCCTAAATTTGAAGAAGGTGATTTTATCAAGTATGAAAATAACATACTTCAAGTAAAAGACATTGGTAAAAACAGAGTAGTAGCTATTAATCTTGAAAATGATAAAAAACATACAATCCCCTGGAAAGACACCGAAGAGATCGAAGTAGTTAAAAAAGAAGAAGACATAGAAACTACATCAATTATTTCCAAATCTCCAACAACTATTCAGATATTAGACCCTGTTGATTATTCAGTTATTGATTTAGAAATTAAAGAATCAACAAAAAATGCACAAATTGGAGATGAAGTTAAAATAATCAAAATTAACAATTATGTTTATCTACTAAATTAATTAAGTGATAAAATGGATATAGAAGAAAAAATTCAATTAATTGAGCAAGGAACCTTAGAAGTTATAGATAAAGAAGAATTGAAAGACGTTCTTAAAAAAGAACAACCTATAGCTTATACTGGATATGAACCATCAGGAAAAATCCACTTAGGTCATGCAGTAACAGTTCAAAAACTTAAAACTCTTCAAAAATTAGGATTTAAAATTAAAATCCTCCTTGCTGATTATCATGCATTTTTAAATGGAAAAGGAACTGTAGAAGAAATAGCTGAAACAGCAGAATACAATAAGAAATGTTTTGAAGCATTAGGATTAGATGAAACAACTGAATTCGTTTATGGTTCTAGTTTCCAGTTAGATCCTGATTACACCACTAAAGTTTACCAATT
This window contains:
- a CDS encoding NMD3-related protein; the encoded protein is MTTMFCPECGSTDKKMVGDVCIDCFLKDYTMLTIPEKIEVTICSHCNSKLEEGKWSESNLPEEEIIYRALERNITIDDLVENELIDLEIDQMKGTIAECYVEATGEVYGKEISESHDVDVRILKTVCPTCSKLQAGYYESVIQFRADERELHKWECEKADEIVERTLIKQSKSDKLAYCPQIAKLKEGYDYYIGSLKSGRKVANALKDEFGGHIKESPRLISEDKSTGKGLYRIWISVRIPKFEEGDFIKYENNILQVKDIGKNRVVAINLENDKKHTIPWKDTEEIEVVKKEEDIETTSIISKSPTTIQILDPVDYSVIDLEIKESTKNAQIGDEVKIIKINNYVYLLN
- a CDS encoding translation initiation factor IF-2 subunit beta, yielding MDEYEKLLNRAIDQLPPEVFENKRFKIPKAYSDIQGNRTFIKNFKDVAEGLNRDPQHLLKFLLRELGTAGNLEGGRAILQGKFTHYLINERLEDYVERYVICHECNRPDTRIIREGRIFLLKCAACGATAPLKPL